Sequence from the Exiguobacterium aurantiacum genome:
GCGCGGGACGTCGACGAGCTTCCCTTCGAGTGCTTCAATCGTCGCCTCATCCGTACCATATGGAATCGGGTGGATACCATCAGGTTCCGAATCGAGTCCTTCGTCCGCTAAGATGGTGATCTTCTCAAGGGTGACACGTTCGGCATCATAATACGTCTCATTTTTGATTAACGTCACTTGGACTGCGTCAATCGACTCGACTTGGAACGGTCCGTTGGCATCGAGCTCTCGCCATTCCCCGATCATCGGCTGCGGCAAAAAGGCCGGCATCGCCAAGATTTGCTCGAATCCTTCCATTGGCCGCTCGAGCGTCAGTTCGAATGTCTGCTCGTCGATCGCTTTTGCGCCGAGCTCCTCTGGTTGTTTCGTCCCGAGACTGATCGCTTTCGCATTCAATACGTCTTCAATCAAGAAACTGAACGGAGAATTCGTATCATCATCGGCGAGCATCCGAAAATGATTGACGAACGTTTCCGCCGTGATGGCGTTCCCGTTCACGGTTTCACTTGCTTTCAAGTTGAACGTATACGTCGCGCCGTCCTCAGAACGCGTCATCGACTCGACGAGTCCCGGTTCAATCTCGCCGTCCGCTCCAAAGCGATATAATCCTTCATAAATATGCGATAACACGGTTTGCGAACTCGGATCGATGGCGAGCAGCGCATTCGGTTGCTCCGGTAACGTTTCCCCATGGATTGTCACAATCTGTTCTTCGGGTGGTAGTAATTCTCGTGCCTGCTCTCGTTGTCCGTACCAAATAACGAAAAAAAGGATAAGGACTGAACCCAACAAGGCGGCACCGATGAAAAATCGTTTCATCTGGCATTCTCCTCTCTGTTAGACCAACCCTTATACCCTACCCGTTTTTGTCACTTTTTTCTACTATTAGTCGTTTACTTTCGCGAAGGCGAGCGTCGCGTTGTGGCCCCCGAAGCCAAGCGAGTTGCTCAGTGCGTACTGGATATCAAGTTCCCGATTTCTGTCGCGGACATAGTCTAAATCGCAATCGTCTGCCGGTGTCTCACAGTTGATTGTCGGATGAATCCGGCCCTCATGAATCGACAACGCGGTGATGACGGCCTCGACTCCGCCGGCTGCGCCGAGCAAGTGCCCGATCATCGACTTCGATGAGTTGACGGCCAAGTTGTGCGCGTGGTCACCGAAGACGTTGTGGATGGCTTTCGTCTCGAGCATGTCGTTGAGTGGTGTGCTCGTTCCGTGTGCGTTGATGTATTGAACGTCTTCTGGACGAATTCCCGCGTCACGAAGCGCCTCGTTCATCGCTTTCGATCCGCCTTCCGCTTCCGGTGACGGTGCCGTGATGTGGTAAGCGTCCGAACTCATGCCATACCCGACGACTTCCGCATACATTTTGGCTCCGCGCGCTTTCGCATGCTCATATTCCTCGAGAACGAGCACGCCCGCGCCTTCACCCATGATGAAGCCGTCACGGTTCTTATCGAACGGGCGACATGCCGTGTTCGGATCCGGATTCGTCGATAGCGCCTTGTTGGCACAGAACCCTGAGAACGAGAGCGGCGTGATTGGTGCTTCGGCCCCACCTGCGAACATCGCGAGGGCATCACCACGTTGGATGACTTTGAACGCTTCCCCGATTGAGTTCGTCCCAGAGGCACAAGCTGTGACCGAGCAGTTGCTCGGCCCTTTCGCCCCGAGGTAAATCGAGACTTGACCGCTTGCCATGTTCGGAATCATCATCGGGATGAAGAACGGGCTGATGCGGCGTGGTCCCCGTTCATGCAAGATGCTCGCTTGTTTGTCGATCGTCTCGACGCCGCCGATCCCGCTTCCAATCCAAATCCCGACGTCGTCCGCGATTGCTTTCACATCTAGACCGCTATCCCGATGCGCTGCGTCAGCCGCAAGAATCGAATATTGAATGAACGAGTCCATCTTGCGCGCTTCCTTTGGCTCGACCAAATGATCGATGTTCCATTCCTTTACTTCTGCCCCGACTTTCGCCGGATATTGGCTAATATCAATCTTCGTTAACGTATCGACTGCATTTTCCCCGTTCAACAGTCGCTCCCACATTGCCGTAACGTCGTTCCCGAGTGGGGAAACGACTCCTAATCCTGTGATGACTACTCGTTTCATGCGTTAATCTCCTCCGTGATGTTAGCGTTATTCCATGTTAGACAACTCGCTCCCCATGTGAGCCCGGCGCCGAATCCGGCGACGACGACCGTCTGGCCTTTTGAGATTTTCCCTTGCTTGACCGCTTCGGCCAAAGCGAGTGGAATTGAAGCGGCTGACGTGTTCGCATGGTCTTGAATCGTCACGACAACTTTCTCTTCATCAATCCCTAACCGTTCAATCGCCGCGTCGATGATGCGACGGTTGGCCTGGTGCGGCACGAGGACGTCCAAATCCTCGATTGTCTTCCCAGCCCCTTGTAACGCCTCTAAGACGATATCGGGCATTTTCCGGACCGCGAATTTAAACACTTCACGGCCGTTCATAACAATTTTACCTTCTTCGTTCTCATATAAGAACTTTCCGCCGGTCCCGTCGCTGCCGAGCACGATTGAATCGATGGCGGCGACGCTGTCTTCACCGAGGACGACGGCACCTGCCCCATCACCGAACAAGACGGCGGTCGAGCGATCGTCCCAATCGATGAGGTTGCCCATCTTCTCGGCTCCGATGACGAGTGTCCGTTTCAAGCCTTTCGCCTGCATCATGCTCTTCGCCGTATCCATCGCGAAGATGAAGCCGCTACAGGCGGCACTGACGTCAAAAGCGACCGCTCGCTTAGCTCCAAGGTTGGCCTGTACGAGACACGCTGTCGCCGGGAATGACGGTGCCGTTGCCGTCGCGCAGATGATCGCGTCGATGTCTTCAATCGAGACACCCGCACTTTGGAGCGCCCGCTCGCCAGCTTGTGTGGCCATATCGGCGACCGAAAGATCGGCGTCGGCCAAATGTCGCGCCTCAATCCCGGTCCGGGTCCGAATCCATTCGTCGCTCGTATCCATTCGTTTTTCCAAATCGATGTTCGTGATCCGGTTGTCCGGAAGGAACGAACCGATGCCAATGATTCCAATGTTCATATTGATGACCCCTATTCTTAGTATCTGGTACTAATATAAGGGAATAAAAAAGGGATGTCAACGCATCCCTCTCGATTATTCACTTTGGCCGAGTCGTTTCGTGACGGCCATGACCATTTTCGCCGAGTTGATCGATGCCGTCTCCAAAAATTCGTCGAACGACAAGTTCGCTTCCTCATCGGCACTGTCCGAGATCGAACGAGTCACGACGAACGGTACCCCGAACTGGTAGCACGTCTGCGCGATCGGTGCAGCTTCCATCTCGACAGCAGCGACGCCATCGAAATGCCCGAGGATTTCGGCGACACGTTTCGAGTCGTTGATGAACGAGTCACCTGTCACGATGAGTCCGGTATGGACGTTCACGTCATGGAGGCTCTCGATTACTTCTTTACAGACGTCCATCAAGTGCGCGTCAGCCGTATAAGCCGCCGGCATCCCTGGAACTTGCCCATATTCGTAGCCGAACGCCGTCACGTCGACGTCATGGTGTCGGACTTCGGTCGAGACGACGACGTCGCCGACTTTCATCCCTTTCTTGAAGCCGCCGGCTGAACCGGTGTTGATGACGACGTCAGGTTTGAACTTGTCGATCAAGAGCGTCGTGCCGATGGCCGCGTTCACTTTGCCGATGCCTGACTTTAAAATGACGACTTCGACGTTGCCGAGATACCCTTCATAGAAATGATAGTTGGCGATTTCCGTGTCTGTCCGTTCTGTCAATTCGTTGCGGAGCAAGTTCACTTCTTCTTCCATTGCGCCGATGATTCCGATTTTCATGGTGTATGCCTCCTCAGAAAGAGAGCGACCTCCATGTGGATGTCGCTCGTTTGTGTTACTTGATTTCTTTAATTTCGACGACCATGTCGCCGCCTGGCGTTTGAACGTTGACCACGTCTCCGACCGTACGGCCGAGAAGTGCTTTCGCGATCGGTGATTCGTTTGAGATTTTCCCTGTGAACGGGTCGGCCTCGGCGCCACCGACGATCGTGTATGTCTCGTCTTCGTTATCTTCTTGAATGAAGAACGTTACCGTTTTCCCGATGGCGACCATCGAGTTGTCGGCTACGTCATCTTGGATGATGACGGCGTTACGAAGCATCTCTTCAAGTTGGGCGATACGTCCTTCGACCATTGCCTGCTCTTCTTTCGCTGCATCATATTCAGCGTTCTCAGACAAGTCTCCGAAATCGCGGGCGATCTTAATATTCTCAACGACTTCTTTACGGCGCACCGTCTTCAGTTCGTTCAATTCATTTTCGATCTTAGCTTTTCCGTCTAACGTCATGTAATGTTGTTTTTCAGCCATTTCTGTCACTCCTTCATTGTCTCCTAGTATATTACAGCTCGATTAAATTGAAAACGATTTATTTCCTTATGCCCGATTGCGTTCGGTGAGCACCCAGCGAATCTTCGTCACGAGCAAATCGATCGCGACGAAGTTTTCTCCGCCTTCAGGCACGATGATGTCCGCATAGCGTTTCGTCGGCTCACAAAATTGAAGATGCATCGGTCGGACGACGTTCGTATATTGGGCGACGACCGAATCGATCGAGCGGCCCCGCTCATTGAGATCGCGCTGCATCCGGCGCAAGATGCGGACGTCCGCATCCGTGTCGACGAACACTTTAATATCCATCAAGTCACGAAGACGGTCATCCTCGAGCGCCAAGATCCCTTCGACGATGACGACGTCGACCGGCTCGATCAAAATCGTCTTGTCCGAGCGCGTGTGCGCCGCATAGTCATATACCGGTTTCTCGATGGCCTTATGCTCTTGTAACTGTTTGATATGCTCGATCAATAAATCGTTATCGAACGCGAACGGATGGTCATAGTTCGTCTTATACCGCTCTTCCATCGTCATCTCTGACTGGTCTTTATAATACGCGTCTTGCTCGATCATGACGACCGATTGTCCTTTGAACGCATCCACGAGCGCGCGGGCCACGGTCGTCTTGCCTGATCCGGTCCCCCCGGCCACGCCGATTATGACGGGTTTATGTTGCATCAAAGTTGAATCCTCCTCATCGTAATTTACGACTGATTGCTAGGCCATCACCAAGGGGCAAAATTGCAGTATGATAATCGGTCCGTGCCATCAATTGCTCAGTAAACTCTTTCACGAGACGGACGAGCCGGCGGCGCCGACGATCAAGCACTGACACGTCTTCGAGCAGGACGTCCCCTCGTAAAAATAAATTATCGCTGTAAATCGTACCACCAATTGGTACTAAAGCGCCATACCCATCAAAGAATTTTTGATACTGACCTTTGGCGGCGTCGATAAAGACCGCATCGAATTGTCCTTCGACCGTCCCGATGAGTTCCACCGCGTCACCATGAATGACAGTGATCCGGTCCGAAACGTCCGAGCGTCCGATAAAGCCGAGCGCTTCTTCATGACGTCGTGCGTTCCGCTCGATTGTAACGATTTCCGCGTCCGGCAACAGTTCAGCCATTCGGATCGCGCTGTATCCGATCGCCGTCCCGACCTCGAGGATGCGTTTCGGGCGTTGCATCGCGAGGAGCGAGAGCAACACTTCTGATCCGGTCAAGTCCATGATCGGCACGTGATGTTCTCGCGCGAACGCCTCCATCTCCGCCAATAGCGGCGACCGGGGCGTGACCAAGTTCTCCACGTAACCTTCATAGGATGAATGTTCCACGTCGTACACCTCTTACTCTCTAATCATTCAAACGACCGGAAGCCAAGGCTTCCGGTCGCATATCCGTCAATTGTTGTTTGCTTCTTCGAACGCTTCCCATTCCGGGCGATACTTGTTGACGTTCTGTTGATGCGCCTCATACTCCACTTCGAACAAGACTTCCCCATTCGGGAACCCTTCACGCGGTGGGCGGGCGTAGAAATAAACGTTATCCGTATCGTTCGGGTTGAGCGTGGCGACAAACGCGTCACGACTGACCGCAGCAATCGGTCCAATCGGGATTCCCTCATAACGGTAAGTGTTATACAGCGAATCGTTTTGAAGGTCGTTGAACGATGTGAAAATCGATGTCTCCCCGGTACCGTACCAGACGGTTGGGTCAGACTGCAACTTCATGCCATCGGCCAAACGATTCTCAAAGACGCCGGCAATCTCTTGCCGGTCTTCCGTCGAGACCGCTTCTTTCTCGACGACCGAGGCGAGCGAGAGCGTCTCATGGAACGTACGTCCCGAAGCTTCGACCGCATCCCCGTATTCGAGATAAAGTTGTTCGGTCGGCTTGAGCATCTCATCGATGATCTGAGTGAGCGTGACACCTTTGTCGAACTCATACGTCGCCGGGAATAAATACCCTTCGAGCGGGTGATAAATCCCGTCGGCGAGCACTTCGTCCGTCAACATCTCATGCTCATTGACGAGCGAGCGGATATACTCTTCATCACTCAGTTGGTCCGAGATTTCTTCTTTCGGAATATCCGCTTGTTTTGCGAGACGCGCGATGACCTGATCGATCGTAAATCCTTCCGGGATCACCAATTTGATGTCCGGAACGACAATGACTTTCCCTGTCTTCAGCGTGGAAATCAACTCGTCAAGCGACTGTGACGGAGACAACGTATACGTCCCCGCTTGGAACGATGATTCATTTTTAAACCGTGTGTAAAAACGGAAAATCGTGCTATTCCTCACGAGCCCATTCTCTTCGAGTAGTTCACCAATGTACCCAGAACCTGCACCGAGCGGAACCTCGACCTCGACCGTTTCGGTCGAAGACGGGTCGACGGGTTCGAGCGATCGTTTCACGAACGCATACGACACCGCGGCACCTGTGGCGATCACTAGAAGAAAGACAGCAAGGATGATGACCGTAATTCGCCGAACGATCCGGTTACGTGCACGCTTCTCATCAAACATCGATGGATGGTTCATGCGCATTTCTCCCCTGTTCTTCTGTTATGAAGATGGGCGACGAGGGTTTCCCCTAGTCGCCCGTCCACGTATTAGTCTAAACCAACTTCGTCATTGACGATATCGAACGCTTCCATGACTTCTTCGAAGTCAGCATCGTCTTCGACGAGCTTCAAGATGAACTCGCCTTCTTCGAGCTCTTCGATTTCGAACGCGTACACTTCAATTGTGTCGTCATCCTCATCTTCAGTCTCTGGATTGCCGACCGGCTCAAGAACGACAAACGTCTTCTTCGAGCGGTCGCTCGTCATCCGGAAAATTTCTGCAAATAAATGCTCGTCTCCATTTTCGTCTGGAATACGGTACATTTCTTCTTCACGACGGATTTCTGCCATGAGTAATTCCTCCTTATTTGCCTGCACGATCCAGGTAATTTTGTAAAATCATGACGGCTGCCATCTTATCGATGACGGCTTTTCTCTTTTTTCGGCTGACGTCTGCTGAAATGAGCATCCGCTCCGCTTGCATAGTCGTCAGGCGCTCATCGACGAGAACCGTCGGCAAGCCCGTCGCCTCGGTAAGGGCAGCTGCAAACGCCTCTGATGCCTCACCTCGTGGCCCGATCGTCCCGTTCATATTCTTCGGGAGACCGACGACGACTTCTTTCACATCGTACTGCTCAATGATCGGTCGGAGCAGACGGACGGCTTCGTCAAAGTCCGGCTCGGTCCAGTAGACCGTCTCCACACCTTGCGCCGTCCATCCCATGAGGTCGCTCACGGCGACCCCAATCGTCTTCGAACCGACATCGAGCCCCATGACTCGCTTCATATTAATCCTCTCTACGATCGTTCAAATACGATTTGACCAACTCTTCGAGCAGTTCATCTCGTTCGATTTTGCGAATCAAGTTTCGCGCATCGTTATGACGCGGGATGTAGGCAGGGTCACCTGACAACAAGTATCCGACGATTTGATTGATCGGTTGGTAGCCTTTCTCCTCGAGTGCTTGATACACCGTGATCAGCGTCTCCCGAGTGTTGGCTCGATTATCATCTTCTGGAAAATTGAATTGCATCGTGCGATCCATTTGGCTCACAAGAATCCACCTCTTTCCGTTTGCACTTCACACTCTATTATGCCAGTGATTGAACGTAATGTGAAGCAAACTTCAATGCTTCATCCAGTTTTGTCGCATCACGGCCTCCGGCTTGCGCCATATCAGGACGGCCGCCACCGCCACCGCCGCAACGTGTCGCCACTTCTTTGATCAATTTCCCGGCATGGAAGCCGCGGTCGTTCAAGTCTTTCGTCACACCTGCGACGAGATTGACCTTGTCGCCGTTCGCCGACCCGAGCAAGATGACGGCTGAACCGAGCTTGCCTTTCAATTCGTCGACCATGCCGCGGAGCGCATCCATATCTTGTCCGTCGACGCGCTTAGCGATCAACTGAACATCTCCGAACGTCTCAATCGCATCCGTGAGTGACGACGCCTCGATGTTGGCGAGTTTCGCTTTGAGCGATTCGCTCTCACGCTCGAGTTCTTTCATTTCAGCTTGAAGCGCTTGGACACGAGTCGGCACTTCGAGCGGTTTTGTCTTGAGCAATTTTGCTGCTGTCTCAAGCGTCTCGATGTGCTGGTTCATCACTTCGTAAGCCCCAGCTCCCGTGACTGCCTCGATGCGACGTGTGCCGGCTCCAATCCCTGACTCCGACAAGATTTTGAAGAGTCCGATTTCAGCCGTGTTGCCGACGTGGCAACCACCGCAAAGCTCGACCGAGTCACCGGCCGCGACGACGCGGACGACATCCCCATACTTCTCACCGAAGAGTGCCATCGCACCTTTTGCTTTCGCGTCGGCAATGTTCATCTCTTCGATATCGACAGCAATCGACGCCCAAATGCGTTCGTTCACTTGACGCTCGATCGACTGAAGTTCTTCAGCCGTCACTTGACCGAAGTGCGAGAAGTCGAAGCGAAGACGGTCTGGTGTCACGAGGGAACCCGCTTGGTTGACGTGCTCGCCGAGCGTGTCTTTCAACGCGCGATGCAACAAGTGCGTCGCTGTGTGGTTTTTGATGATCGCTTGACGTGAGTCTTTGTCGACCGTCGCCGTCACCGCGACTTCCGCCTTAGCGACACCTGATGTGACCGTGACCGTATGCAAGTTCTGGCCGTTCGGCGCTTTCGAGACGTCTTTCACGTGCAGGACGAAGTCCGACCCGACGATTTGTCCCTTGTCACCGATTTGTCCGCCGCTCTCGGCGTAAAATGGTGTCTGGTCAAGGATGACTTGTGCTTCTTCGCCAGCCGCGACGACATCGACGAGCTCGCCATTGTGAATCAAACTGATGATTTTTGCTTCGGTCCCGAGGTTCGTGTAGCCGACGAATGACGATGGGAGCGTGATTTCAGCAAGAACACCTGACTGGATTTGCATCGACTCGACGTCGGCACGGGCTGTCCGAGCGCGTTCACGCTGGGCGTTCATCGCTTGTTTGAACCCGTCCTCGTCGACCGTCAACTTGTGATCTTCGGCGTATTCAATCGTCAATTCGAGCGGGAATCCGTACGTGTCGTAAAGACGGAACGCGTCTTCGCCGCTGATGACGTTCGAACCGGCCGCTTTTTGCGCTTTCGCGACTTCGTTCAAGATAGCAAGACCGTCATGAAGCGTCTCGTGGAAACGTTCTTCTTCGTTTTTGACGACTTTTTTGATGAAGTCTTTTTTCTCACGGACTTCTGGATAGAAATCAACCATGATGTCACCGACGACGTCGACGAGCTCATACATGAACGGACGCTCGATGCCTAGCATCTTCGCATAACGAACGGCACGGCGGAGCAGACGACGAAGCACGTAGCCGCGTCCTTCGTTCGATGGGAGTGCCCCGTCACCGATCGCGAACGAGACGGTGCGGATATGGTCGGCGATGACTTTGAACGCCACGTCTTTACTGCTGTCGGTGCGATACGTCTCACCGCTGATTTTCTCTGTCTCGTGGATGATCGGCATGAACAAGTCCGTGTCGAAGTTCGTCGGCACGTCTTGCATGACGCTCGCCATCCGCTCGAGACCCATCCCTGTATCAATGTTTTTGCGTGGGAGCTCGGTGTAGTTGCCGTGCCCGTCATGGTTGAACTGACTGAAGACGATGTTCCAGATCTCCAGGTAGCGTTCGTTCTCGCCGCCCGGGTACAGTTCCGGATCGGTCGGG
This genomic interval carries:
- a CDS encoding peptide ABC transporter substrate-binding protein — encoded protein: MKRFFIGAALLGSVLILFFVIWYGQREQARELLPPEEQIVTIHGETLPEQPNALLAIDPSSQTVLSHIYEGLYRFGADGEIEPGLVESMTRSEDGATYTFNLKASETVNGNAITAETFVNHFRMLADDDTNSPFSFLIEDVLNAKAISLGTKQPEELGAKAIDEQTFELTLERPMEGFEQILAMPAFLPQPMIGEWRELDANGPFQVESIDAVQVTLIKNETYYDAERVTLEKITILADEGLDSEPDGIHPIPYGTDEATIEALEGKLVDVPRSGVFYLKPNVDEYPFDDADFRRALALVLDREAVTGSLARSERTTERLLVTDQTEVEPSLDGDAVKLFEEVLGRLEEEEIEIELLSFVDEEARQIAQTIETELEQLPGLQVNVVELPLGDKVRKEVAGDYALSLSGWQPDYPAFSAYLTQFETNNYLNSSGYTDETFDRLMDEARSTEVLADRNETYRQAEKRLLEEAVVIPIYQAGRSYTVDSKYAVIGFPVIGPSYVLAFSKVYEK
- the fabF gene encoding beta-ketoacyl-ACP synthase II; its protein translation is MKRVVITGLGVVSPLGNDVTAMWERLLNGENAVDTLTKIDISQYPAKVGAEVKEWNIDHLVEPKEARKMDSFIQYSILAADAAHRDSGLDVKAIADDVGIWIGSGIGGVETIDKQASILHERGPRRISPFFIPMMIPNMASGQVSIYLGAKGPSNCSVTACASGTNSIGEAFKVIQRGDALAMFAGGAEAPITPLSFSGFCANKALSTNPDPNTACRPFDKNRDGFIMGEGAGVLVLEEYEHAKARGAKMYAEVVGYGMSSDAYHITAPSPEAEGGSKAMNEALRDAGIRPEDVQYINAHGTSTPLNDMLETKAIHNVFGDHAHNLAVNSSKSMIGHLLGAAGGVEAVITALSIHEGRIHPTINCETPADDCDLDYVRDRNRELDIQYALSNSLGFGGHNATLAFAKVND
- a CDS encoding beta-ketoacyl-ACP synthase III produces the protein MNIGIIGIGSFLPDNRITNIDLEKRMDTSDEWIRTRTGIEARHLADADLSVADMATQAGERALQSAGVSIEDIDAIICATATAPSFPATACLVQANLGAKRAVAFDVSAACSGFIFAMDTAKSMMQAKGLKRTLVIGAEKMGNLIDWDDRSTAVLFGDGAGAVVLGEDSVAAIDSIVLGSDGTGGKFLYENEEGKIVMNGREVFKFAVRKMPDIVLEALQGAGKTIEDLDVLVPHQANRRIIDAAIERLGIDEEKVVVTIQDHANTSAASIPLALAEAVKQGKISKGQTVVVAGFGAGLTWGASCLTWNNANITEEINA
- the mtnN gene encoding 5'-methylthioadenosine/S-adenosylhomocysteine nucleosidase, which translates into the protein MKIGIIGAMEEEVNLLRNELTERTDTEIANYHFYEGYLGNVEVVILKSGIGKVNAAIGTTLLIDKFKPDVVINTGSAGGFKKGMKVGDVVVSTEVRHHDVDVTAFGYEYGQVPGMPAAYTADAHLMDVCKEVIESLHDVNVHTGLIVTGDSFINDSKRVAEILGHFDGVAAVEMEAAPIAQTCYQFGVPFVVTRSISDSADEEANLSFDEFLETASINSAKMVMAVTKRLGQSE
- the greA gene encoding transcription elongation factor GreA, yielding MAEKQHYMTLDGKAKIENELNELKTVRRKEVVENIKIARDFGDLSENAEYDAAKEEQAMVEGRIAQLEEMLRNAVIIQDDVADNSMVAIGKTVTFFIQEDNEDETYTIVGGAEADPFTGKISNESPIAKALLGRTVGDVVNVQTPGGDMVVEIKEIK
- the udk gene encoding uridine kinase; the encoded protein is MQHKPVIIGVAGGTGSGKTTVARALVDAFKGQSVVMIEQDAYYKDQSEMTMEERYKTNYDHPFAFDNDLLIEHIKQLQEHKAIEKPVYDYAAHTRSDKTILIEPVDVVIVEGILALEDDRLRDLMDIKVFVDTDADVRILRRMQRDLNERGRSIDSVVAQYTNVVRPMHLQFCEPTKRYADIIVPEGGENFVAIDLLVTKIRWVLTERNRA
- a CDS encoding O-methyltransferase, giving the protein MEHSSYEGYVENLVTPRSPLLAEMEAFAREHHVPIMDLTGSEVLLSLLAMQRPKRILEVGTAIGYSAIRMAELLPDAEIVTIERNARRHEEALGFIGRSDVSDRITVIHGDAVELIGTVEGQFDAVFIDAAKGQYQKFFDGYGALVPIGGTIYSDNLFLRGDVLLEDVSVLDRRRRRLVRLVKEFTEQLMARTDYHTAILPLGDGLAISRKLR
- the mltG gene encoding endolytic transglycosylase MltG produces the protein MNHPSMFDEKRARNRIVRRITVIILAVFLLVIATGAAVSYAFVKRSLEPVDPSSTETVEVEVPLGAGSGYIGELLEENGLVRNSTIFRFYTRFKNESSFQAGTYTLSPSQSLDELISTLKTGKVIVVPDIKLVIPEGFTIDQVIARLAKQADIPKEEISDQLSDEEYIRSLVNEHEMLTDEVLADGIYHPLEGYLFPATYEFDKGVTLTQIIDEMLKPTEQLYLEYGDAVEASGRTFHETLSLASVVEKEAVSTEDRQEIAGVFENRLADGMKLQSDPTVWYGTGETSIFTSFNDLQNDSLYNTYRYEGIPIGPIAAVSRDAFVATLNPNDTDNVYFYARPPREGFPNGEVLFEVEYEAHQQNVNKYRPEWEAFEEANNN
- a CDS encoding DUF1292 domain-containing protein, giving the protein MAEIRREEEMYRIPDENGDEHLFAEIFRMTSDRSKKTFVVLEPVGNPETEDEDDDTIEVYAFEIEELEEGEFILKLVEDDADFEEVMEAFDIVNDEVGLD
- the ruvX gene encoding Holliday junction resolvase RuvX, translated to MKRVMGLDVGSKTIGVAVSDLMGWTAQGVETVYWTEPDFDEAVRLLRPIIEQYDVKEVVVGLPKNMNGTIGPRGEASEAFAAALTEATGLPTVLVDERLTTMQAERMLISADVSRKKRKAVIDKMAAVMILQNYLDRAGK
- a CDS encoding IreB family regulatory phosphoprotein, whose product is MSQMDRTMQFNFPEDDNRANTRETLITVYQALEEKGYQPINQIVGYLLSGDPAYIPRHNDARNLIRKIERDELLEELVKSYLNDRRED
- the alaS gene encoding alanine--tRNA ligase, translating into MKPLKPLTGAQIRQMYLDFFKSKGHSVEPSASLVPVEDPTLLWINSGVATLKKYFDGRVIPANPRIVNAQKSIRTNDIENVGKTARHHTFFEMLGNFSVGDYFREDAIKWGWELLTSDEWYGLDPDRLSVTIHPEDEEAKQLWLALGVPADRIIPLEENFWEIGEGPSGPNTEIFFDRGPAFGDDPTDPELYPGGENERYLEIWNIVFSQFNHDGHGNYTELPRKNIDTGMGLERMASVMQDVPTNFDTDLFMPIIHETEKISGETYRTDSSKDVAFKVIADHIRTVSFAIGDGALPSNEGRGYVLRRLLRRAVRYAKMLGIERPFMYELVDVVGDIMVDFYPEVREKKDFIKKVVKNEEERFHETLHDGLAILNEVAKAQKAAGSNVISGEDAFRLYDTYGFPLELTIEYAEDHKLTVDEDGFKQAMNAQRERARTARADVESMQIQSGVLAEITLPSSFVGYTNLGTEAKIISLIHNGELVDVVAAGEEAQVILDQTPFYAESGGQIGDKGQIVGSDFVLHVKDVSKAPNGQNLHTVTVTSGVAKAEVAVTATVDKDSRQAIIKNHTATHLLHRALKDTLGEHVNQAGSLVTPDRLRFDFSHFGQVTAEELQSIERQVNERIWASIAVDIEEMNIADAKAKGAMALFGEKYGDVVRVVAAGDSVELCGGCHVGNTAEIGLFKILSESGIGAGTRRIEAVTGAGAYEVMNQHIETLETAAKLLKTKPLEVPTRVQALQAEMKELERESESLKAKLANIEASSLTDAIETFGDVQLIAKRVDGQDMDALRGMVDELKGKLGSAVILLGSANGDKVNLVAGVTKDLNDRGFHAGKLIKEVATRCGGGGGGRPDMAQAGGRDATKLDEALKFASHYVQSLA